A genome region from Candidatus Omnitrophota bacterium includes the following:
- a CDS encoding prepilin-type N-terminal cleavage/methylation domain-containing protein, whose protein sequence is MKSAKGFTLIELLIVVAIIGILAAIAVPNFLNAQTRAKVARSISDMRSVDSAVRMYMLDQNFYPIRYGWMDERYIPLTTPISYMSSIPLDPFNTRPKDTTQGPKDGSNRLGNYDYWTRYWANGSTRSGDYWRELTAFPATKFEWQFRGFGPTAKWVASIVYPAGHPKAGEYVGYDMSNGLYSEGNVVRYGP, encoded by the coding sequence ATGAAATCCGCCAAAGGCTTTACCCTCATCGAACTTCTAATCGTCGTAGCCATCATCGGCATTCTGGCGGCGATCGCCGTGCCCAATTTTCTCAACGCCCAAACCCGCGCCAAGGTGGCCCGTTCCATCAGCGACATGCGCAGCGTCGACAGCGCCGTGCGCATGTATATGCTGGATCAAAACTTTTATCCCATTCGCTATGGATGGATGGACGAGCGATATATTCCCCTGACCACGCCGATTTCCTATATGTCATCTATTCCTTTAGATCCTTTCAATACTCGCCCCAAAGATACGACCCAAGGTCCGAAAGACGGCAGCAACCGCTTAGGCAACTACGATTATTGGACGCGATACTGGGCGAATGGCAGTACTAGATCGGGCGACTATTGGAGAGAGCTAACCGCTTTTCCGGCGACAAAGTTCGAGTGGCAGTTTCGCGGATTCGGCCCTACGGCGAAATGGGTGGCTTCCATCGTCTATCCCGCCGGACATCCGAAAGCGGGCGAATACGTAGGTTACGATATGAGCAATGGTTTGTATAGCGAAGGGAATGTTGTCCGTTACGGGCCGTAA